The following proteins come from a genomic window of Venturia canescens isolate UGA chromosome 4, ASM1945775v1, whole genome shotgun sequence:
- the LOC122409239 gene encoding kinectin-like isoform X5 produces the protein MKFITAAVYTCLSRSQSRDVFKEVGKGAKKKNKIERVKPILVNKDDSSVHVAELTEPENPLTEANHFDRIQPKDSLELIRSHSRETASVQQAVQSEPIINKSPKETPSKTKKNVKEPVKKKEESKDEKKEAVVASASAPQQQQQQQVVKELAKELKEVVKETITVTASSTPAPVNTTAPAVSKETKDAVQPSNKETKKGKKKNDILAQIGGDRDGINVSLLMPLVQKAELSRSEIQILIDQLLNKQQDNPSEHSEWTEGRTDPVIKLKKQLAEKEKALSEEHEASATFQNKLKELRAEFNAERSRFTSQVKQLEEALNVKITEAQTLHTRMQHILESHAAEKQGFARQIEQLQAKVNEDAAIIHKMQEEQGQTQGQMQQELIAQRKQLEVQFGQMRENENALKGQLAQKHIEIQELQTVNINVTQELQATCESSTAEIEMLRQQLGMMDDQLVHSEAQLQDVARQLEESHRAHADFDHRLKGAHRHEQELQKQVHSLQAELKMAKTEASESSGLKNELNKAQAELMKIRSDLSSSRNEVKSEAAEITTLRAAINEKDEQLKYYQSESTKMANALQDERGEVARLRTELVTAQEDLRKQRSEIENLVQQLTKATGKVTKLELELTNATANQVTKTENEALQNGDGKISDVQLQITRLQEENDRISAQLGRFVELQKELKQLREENESLASQLAASTERPAAEGRENGVEDKLLEHTNLLEQKENQLGALKIELANKESELVKLRALVESLETQVNKQNSVTKTLEEDLEAQRSKNNELRTKNWKVMEALSAAESRAKNNTGKSIDESVEKIRTDQQEWTKSLLQRIFPEIQVSEKSNERWLEAFETQVDVVLTELRTRRDSDETGDLEKRNENLRGMVSQYRQIIDETESMLMKLQSHMEAEESKWVSQLMQKENEVSSLRIELRELQKNLVVNEKLASPESHATVDSLVYDSDGVEFAFSCIEKSLPTITRQLQQKITELEARLTEEENLRAESKAEILALKQVHKNSATNSSHEKMCETEIRGGSGNSDQTIINGPATSDSTKSEPTRATDTLIAALEKTLLKNADYENSSVSDNTASFEQSQRENDDSSLTSEINSNHCHTAEHETQASRNPLNGQHQKKHKKKRKGGSGKK, from the exons ATGAAATTTATTACTGCTGCTGT GTATACATGTTTGTCAAGAAGCCAAAGTAGAGACGTCTTTAAG GAAGTTGGCAAAGGCGCCAAAAAGAAGAATAAGATCGAGAGGGTTAAACCAATTCTCGTAAACAAGGATGACTCGTCGGTACACGTGGCAGAATTAACGGAACCGGAAAATCCGCTTACCGAAGCTAATCATTTCGATCGTATCCAACCTAAGGACAGCCTCGAATTGATCCGCAGCCATAGT AGAGAAACGGCGAGTGTGCAGCAGGCTGTCCAATCGGAGCCGATAATAAACAAGTCGCCGAAGGAAACTCCAtcgaagacgaagaagaatgTTAAGGAGCCTGTTAAAAAGAAGGAAGAATCAAAGGACGAAAAGAAAGAAGCGGTCGTGGCGAGTGCGAGCGCCCcccaacaacagcaacagcaacaagtCGTGAAGGAACTTGCGAAAGAACTGAAAGAAGTtgtcaaagaaacgattacgGTTACCGCCAGTTCAACACCTGCTCCCGTCAACACCACTGCTCCTGCTGTGAGCAAGGAAACGAAAGATGCTGTTCAACCCTCAAACAAAGAAACGAAGAAGGGCAAGAAGAAAAACGACATTTTGGCGCAAATCGGTGGAGATCGCGATGGTATAAACGTTTCATTGCTGATGCCACTTGTACAAAAAGCTGAGCTCAGTCGTtccgaaattcaaattttgatcGACCAACTGTTGAACAAACAGCAAGATAACCCTTCGGAACATTCCGAATGGACTGAGGGTCGCACCGATCCAGTTATCAAGCTGAAAAAACAATTGgctgagaaagaaaaagcccTGAGCGAGGAACACGAAGCGAGCGCTACTTTCCAAAACAAATTGAAAGAACTTCGCGCCGAATTTAACGCAGAGAGATCCCGATTCACCAGCCAGGTTAAACAGCTCGAAGAAGCGTTGAACGTTAAAATCACCGAAGCTCAAACTCTTCACACTCGCATGCAACACATTTTGGAATCTCACGCCGCGGAGAAACAAGGATTCGCTCGACAAATCGAACAGCTCCAGGCTAAGGTCAACGAAGACGCTGCTATCATTCACAAAATGCAGGAAGAACAAGGCCAGACTCAGGGCCAGATGCAACAGGAACTCATTGCCCAAAGAAAACAGCTCGAAGTACAGTTTGGACAAATGCGAGAAAACGAAAACGCTCTCAAGGGACAATTGGCTCAGAAACACATTGAGATTCAGGAACTTCAGACCGTTAATATCAACGTGACTCAAGAATTGCAGGCTACTTGTGAAAGTAGCACTGCTGAAATCGAAATGTTGCGACAACAGTTGGGCATGATGGACGATCAACTTGTACACTCCGAGGCACAACTCCAGGACGTTGCTAGACAACTCGAG GAATCTCATCGTGCTCATGCTGATTTCGACCACAGGCTAAAAGGAGCTCATCGCCACGAGCAGGAATTACAGAAGCAAGTGCACTCGCTTCAGGCTGAGTTGAAAATGGCGAAAACCGAAGCGAGCGAAAGCTcaggattgaaaaatgaattgaataaagCACAGGCggaattgatgaaaataagaaGCGACTTGTCGTCGTCCAGGAACGAGGTTAAATCCGAAGCAGCTGAAATAACGACACTGCGAGCTGCCATCAACGAAAAAGACGAACAACTCAAGTACTATCAATCGGAAAGTACGAAGATGGCGAACGCGCTTCAAGATGAACGAGGCGAAGTTGCTCGTTTAAGAACGGAGCTCGTTACCGCTCAGGAAGATCTTAGAAAACAAAGAAGCGAGATCGAGAATCTTGTTCAACAATTGACCAAAGCTACTGGCAAAGTCACTAAACTCGAACTCGAATTAACAAACGCTACTGCGAACCAGGTCACAAAGACTGAGAACGAAGCCCTGCAAAATGGGGATGGTAAAATCTCCGATGTTCAGCTGCAGATAACTAGGCTGCAGGAAGAAAACGATAGAATCTCAGCACAG CTCGGCAGGTTTGTGGAACTCCAAAAAGAATTGAAACAATTGCGCGAGGAAAACGAATCGCTTGCTTCGCAATTGGCAGCCAGTACCGAGCGTCCAGCAGCGGAGGGTCGTGAAAACGGTGTCGAGGACAAATTGCTGGAGCACACGAATTT GTTGGAGCAAAAAGAGAACCAACTCGGTGCCTTGAAGATCGAATTGGCTAACAAGGAATCGGAGCTCGTTAAACTACGCGCCCTGGTTGAAAGTCTCGAGACCCAAGTGAACAAACAAAACAGTGTGACGAAAACTTTAGAAGAAGATCTTGAAGCACAGCGTTCCAAGAACAAC GAGTTGCGTACTAAGAACTGGAAAGTGATGGAAGCGCTTTCGGCTGCAGAATCGCGAGCTAAAAACAATACCGGAAAAAGCATTGAC gaGAGTGTAGAAAAGATCAGAACCGATCAACAGGAATGGACGAAATCTCTGTTACAAAGGATATTCCCTGAAATACAAGTGTCAGAGAAATCGAATGAGCGCTGGCTCGAAGCCTTCGAAACTCAGGTCGATGTCGTATTGACAGAGTTGAGAACACGTCGAGATTCGGATGAAACGGGCGACCTTGAGAAGCGGAATGAGAATCTTCGGGGCATGGTTTCGCAATACAGACAAATAATCGACGAAACG GAAAGTATGTTGATGAAACTCCAGAGTCACATGGAGGCGGAGGAATCGAAATGGGTATCTCAATTGATGCAAAAAGAAAACGAGGTGTCGAGTCTTAGGATAGAATTGAGAGAACTTCAGAAAAATTTGGTAGTCAACGAAAAG TTGGCGAGCCCTGAATCTCACGCAACTGTTGACTCCCTCGTGTATGACAGTGACGGAGTTGAGTTTGCATTTAGCTGTATCGAGAAATCACTGCCTACGATCACACGACAG TTGCAACAAAAAATAACGGAGCTCGAAGCCCGATTGACGGAGGAGGAAAATCTGCGGGCAGAATCGAAGGCTGAAATATTGGCACTCAAACAAGTACACAAGAATTCGGCCACGAACTCGAGTCACGAAAAAATGTGCGAG ACTGAAATTCGAGGAGGCAGCGGTAACTCTGATCAGACGATCATAAACGGCCCAGCTACTTCCGATTCTACAAAATCCGAG CCAACGAGAGCAACAGATACTCTGATAGCTGCATTAGAAAAAACTCTGCTAAAGAACGCAGATTACGAAAACAGTTCGGTAAGCGACAACACCGCGAGTTTCGAACAGTCACAGCGAGAAAACGACGACAGCTCCTTAACCTCAGAAATAAATTCTAATCACTGTCACACGGCAGAACACGAGACTCAGGCTAGTCGGAACCCCTTGAACGGCCAACATCAGAAAAAGCacaagaaaaagaggaag
- the LOC122409239 gene encoding kinectin-like isoform X9 produces the protein MPWYTCLSRSQSRDVFKEVGKGAKKKNKIERVKPILVNKDDSSVHVAELTEPENPLTEANHFDRIQPKDSLELIRSHSRETASVQQAVQSEPIINKSPKETPSKTKKNVKEPVKKKEESKDEKKEAVVASASAPQQQQQQQVVKELAKELKEVVKETITVTASSTPAPVNTTAPAVSKETKDAVQPSNKETKKGKKKNDILAQIGGDRDGINVSLLMPLVQKAELSRSEIQILIDQLLNKQQDNPSEHSEWTEGRTDPVIKLKKQLAEKEKALSEEHEASATFQNKLKELRAEFNAERSRFTSQVKQLEEALNVKITEAQTLHTRMQHILESHAAEKQGFARQIEQLQAKVNEDAAIIHKMQEEQGQTQGQMQQELIAQRKQLEVQFGQMRENENALKGQLAQKHIEIQELQTVNINVTQELQATCESSTAEIEMLRQQLGMMDDQLVHSEAQLQDVARQLEESHRAHADFDHRLKGAHRHEQELQKQVHSLQAELKMAKTEASESSGLKNELNKAQAELMKIRSDLSSSRNEVKSEAAEITTLRAAINEKDEQLKYYQSESTKMANALQDERGEVARLRTELVTAQEDLRKQRSEIENLVQQLTKATGKVTKLELELTNATANQVTKTENEALQNGDGKISDVQLQITRLQEENDRISAQLGRFVELQKELKQLREENESLASQLAASTERPAAEGRENGVEDKLLEHTNLLEQKENQLGALKIELANKESELVKLRALVESLETQVNKQNSVTKTLEEDLEAQRSKNNELRTKNWKVMEALSAAESRAKNNTGKSIDESVEKIRTDQQEWTKSLLQRIFPEIQVSEKSNERWLEAFETQVDVVLTELRTRRDSDETGDLEKRNENLRGMVSQYRQIIDETESMLMKLQSHMEAEESKWVSQLMQKENEVSSLRIELRELQKNLVVNEKLASPESHATVDSLVYDSDGVEFAFSCIEKSLPTITRQLQQKITELEARLTEEENLRAESKAEILALKQVHKNSATNSSHEKMCETEIRGGSGNSDQTIINGPATSDSTKSEPTRATDTLIAALEKTLLKNADYENSSVSDNTASFEQSQRENDDSSLTSEINSNHCHTAEHETQASRNPLNGQHQKKHKKKRKGGSGKK, from the exons ATGCCCTG GTATACATGTTTGTCAAGAAGCCAAAGTAGAGACGTCTTTAAG GAAGTTGGCAAAGGCGCCAAAAAGAAGAATAAGATCGAGAGGGTTAAACCAATTCTCGTAAACAAGGATGACTCGTCGGTACACGTGGCAGAATTAACGGAACCGGAAAATCCGCTTACCGAAGCTAATCATTTCGATCGTATCCAACCTAAGGACAGCCTCGAATTGATCCGCAGCCATAGT AGAGAAACGGCGAGTGTGCAGCAGGCTGTCCAATCGGAGCCGATAATAAACAAGTCGCCGAAGGAAACTCCAtcgaagacgaagaagaatgTTAAGGAGCCTGTTAAAAAGAAGGAAGAATCAAAGGACGAAAAGAAAGAAGCGGTCGTGGCGAGTGCGAGCGCCCcccaacaacagcaacagcaacaagtCGTGAAGGAACTTGCGAAAGAACTGAAAGAAGTtgtcaaagaaacgattacgGTTACCGCCAGTTCAACACCTGCTCCCGTCAACACCACTGCTCCTGCTGTGAGCAAGGAAACGAAAGATGCTGTTCAACCCTCAAACAAAGAAACGAAGAAGGGCAAGAAGAAAAACGACATTTTGGCGCAAATCGGTGGAGATCGCGATGGTATAAACGTTTCATTGCTGATGCCACTTGTACAAAAAGCTGAGCTCAGTCGTtccgaaattcaaattttgatcGACCAACTGTTGAACAAACAGCAAGATAACCCTTCGGAACATTCCGAATGGACTGAGGGTCGCACCGATCCAGTTATCAAGCTGAAAAAACAATTGgctgagaaagaaaaagcccTGAGCGAGGAACACGAAGCGAGCGCTACTTTCCAAAACAAATTGAAAGAACTTCGCGCCGAATTTAACGCAGAGAGATCCCGATTCACCAGCCAGGTTAAACAGCTCGAAGAAGCGTTGAACGTTAAAATCACCGAAGCTCAAACTCTTCACACTCGCATGCAACACATTTTGGAATCTCACGCCGCGGAGAAACAAGGATTCGCTCGACAAATCGAACAGCTCCAGGCTAAGGTCAACGAAGACGCTGCTATCATTCACAAAATGCAGGAAGAACAAGGCCAGACTCAGGGCCAGATGCAACAGGAACTCATTGCCCAAAGAAAACAGCTCGAAGTACAGTTTGGACAAATGCGAGAAAACGAAAACGCTCTCAAGGGACAATTGGCTCAGAAACACATTGAGATTCAGGAACTTCAGACCGTTAATATCAACGTGACTCAAGAATTGCAGGCTACTTGTGAAAGTAGCACTGCTGAAATCGAAATGTTGCGACAACAGTTGGGCATGATGGACGATCAACTTGTACACTCCGAGGCACAACTCCAGGACGTTGCTAGACAACTCGAG GAATCTCATCGTGCTCATGCTGATTTCGACCACAGGCTAAAAGGAGCTCATCGCCACGAGCAGGAATTACAGAAGCAAGTGCACTCGCTTCAGGCTGAGTTGAAAATGGCGAAAACCGAAGCGAGCGAAAGCTcaggattgaaaaatgaattgaataaagCACAGGCggaattgatgaaaataagaaGCGACTTGTCGTCGTCCAGGAACGAGGTTAAATCCGAAGCAGCTGAAATAACGACACTGCGAGCTGCCATCAACGAAAAAGACGAACAACTCAAGTACTATCAATCGGAAAGTACGAAGATGGCGAACGCGCTTCAAGATGAACGAGGCGAAGTTGCTCGTTTAAGAACGGAGCTCGTTACCGCTCAGGAAGATCTTAGAAAACAAAGAAGCGAGATCGAGAATCTTGTTCAACAATTGACCAAAGCTACTGGCAAAGTCACTAAACTCGAACTCGAATTAACAAACGCTACTGCGAACCAGGTCACAAAGACTGAGAACGAAGCCCTGCAAAATGGGGATGGTAAAATCTCCGATGTTCAGCTGCAGATAACTAGGCTGCAGGAAGAAAACGATAGAATCTCAGCACAG CTCGGCAGGTTTGTGGAACTCCAAAAAGAATTGAAACAATTGCGCGAGGAAAACGAATCGCTTGCTTCGCAATTGGCAGCCAGTACCGAGCGTCCAGCAGCGGAGGGTCGTGAAAACGGTGTCGAGGACAAATTGCTGGAGCACACGAATTT GTTGGAGCAAAAAGAGAACCAACTCGGTGCCTTGAAGATCGAATTGGCTAACAAGGAATCGGAGCTCGTTAAACTACGCGCCCTGGTTGAAAGTCTCGAGACCCAAGTGAACAAACAAAACAGTGTGACGAAAACTTTAGAAGAAGATCTTGAAGCACAGCGTTCCAAGAACAAC GAGTTGCGTACTAAGAACTGGAAAGTGATGGAAGCGCTTTCGGCTGCAGAATCGCGAGCTAAAAACAATACCGGAAAAAGCATTGAC gaGAGTGTAGAAAAGATCAGAACCGATCAACAGGAATGGACGAAATCTCTGTTACAAAGGATATTCCCTGAAATACAAGTGTCAGAGAAATCGAATGAGCGCTGGCTCGAAGCCTTCGAAACTCAGGTCGATGTCGTATTGACAGAGTTGAGAACACGTCGAGATTCGGATGAAACGGGCGACCTTGAGAAGCGGAATGAGAATCTTCGGGGCATGGTTTCGCAATACAGACAAATAATCGACGAAACG GAAAGTATGTTGATGAAACTCCAGAGTCACATGGAGGCGGAGGAATCGAAATGGGTATCTCAATTGATGCAAAAAGAAAACGAGGTGTCGAGTCTTAGGATAGAATTGAGAGAACTTCAGAAAAATTTGGTAGTCAACGAAAAG TTGGCGAGCCCTGAATCTCACGCAACTGTTGACTCCCTCGTGTATGACAGTGACGGAGTTGAGTTTGCATTTAGCTGTATCGAGAAATCACTGCCTACGATCACACGACAG TTGCAACAAAAAATAACGGAGCTCGAAGCCCGATTGACGGAGGAGGAAAATCTGCGGGCAGAATCGAAGGCTGAAATATTGGCACTCAAACAAGTACACAAGAATTCGGCCACGAACTCGAGTCACGAAAAAATGTGCGAG ACTGAAATTCGAGGAGGCAGCGGTAACTCTGATCAGACGATCATAAACGGCCCAGCTACTTCCGATTCTACAAAATCCGAG CCAACGAGAGCAACAGATACTCTGATAGCTGCATTAGAAAAAACTCTGCTAAAGAACGCAGATTACGAAAACAGTTCGGTAAGCGACAACACCGCGAGTTTCGAACAGTCACAGCGAGAAAACGACGACAGCTCCTTAACCTCAGAAATAAATTCTAATCACTGTCACACGGCAGAACACGAGACTCAGGCTAGTCGGAACCCCTTGAACGGCCAACATCAGAAAAAGCacaagaaaaagaggaag
- the LOC122409239 gene encoding kinectin-like isoform X8 yields MDLHTSLVYVAVVVVSAFVIFLVSVYGIKEKSYEEAIAEQRKLPDDHLLMGKKEKGKDKKHKNKTGKKAKEKKEDKEEKEEKTEHAAAVHFDETPTVLPPEPTFMEVGKGAKKKNKIERVKPILVNKDDSSVHVAELTEPENPLTEANHFDRIQPKDSLELIRSHSRETASVQQAVQSEPIINKSPKETPSKTKKNVKEPVKKKEESKDEKKEAVVASASAPQQQQQQQVVKELAKELKEVVKETITVTASSTPAPVNTTAPAVSKETKDAVQPSNKETKKGKKKNDILAQIGGDRDGINVSLLMPLVQKAELSRSEIQILIDQLLNKQQDNPSEHSEWTEGRTDPVIKLKKQLAEKEKALSEEHEASATFQNKLKELRAEFNAERSRFTSQVKQLEEALNVKITEAQTLHTRMQHILESHAAEKQGFARQIEQLQAKVNEDAAIIHKMQEEQGQTQGQMQQELIAQRKQLEVQFGQMRENENALKGQLAQKHIEIQELQTVNINVTQELQATCESSTAEIEMLRQQLGMMDDQLVHSEAQLQDVARQLEESHRAHADFDHRLKGAHRHEQELQKQVHSLQAELKMAKTEASESSGLKNELNKAQAELMKIRSDLSSSRNEVKSEAAEITTLRAAINEKDEQLKYYQSESTKMANALQDERGEVARLRTELVTAQEDLRKQRSEIENLVQQLTKATGKVTKLELELTNATANQVTKTENEALQNGDGKISDVQLQITRLQEENDRISAQLGRFVELQKELKQLREENESLASQLAASTERPAAEGRENGVEDKLLEHTNLLEQKENQLGALKIELANKESELVKLRALVESLETQVNKQNSVTKTLEEDLEAQRSKNNELRTKNWKVMEALSAAESRAKNNTGKSIDESVEKIRTDQQEWTKSLLQRIFPEIQVSEKSNERWLEAFETQVDVVLTELRTRRDSDETGDLEKRNENLRGMVSQYRQIIDETESMLMKLQSHMEAEESKWVSQLMQKENEVSSLRIELRELQKNLVVNEKLASPESHATVDSLVYDSDGVEFAFSCIEKSLPTITRQLQQKITELEARLTEEENLRAESKAEILALKQVHKNSATNSSHEKMCETEIRGGSGNSDQTIINGPATSDSTKSEGGSGKK; encoded by the exons GAAGTTGGCAAAGGCGCCAAAAAGAAGAATAAGATCGAGAGGGTTAAACCAATTCTCGTAAACAAGGATGACTCGTCGGTACACGTGGCAGAATTAACGGAACCGGAAAATCCGCTTACCGAAGCTAATCATTTCGATCGTATCCAACCTAAGGACAGCCTCGAATTGATCCGCAGCCATAGT AGAGAAACGGCGAGTGTGCAGCAGGCTGTCCAATCGGAGCCGATAATAAACAAGTCGCCGAAGGAAACTCCAtcgaagacgaagaagaatgTTAAGGAGCCTGTTAAAAAGAAGGAAGAATCAAAGGACGAAAAGAAAGAAGCGGTCGTGGCGAGTGCGAGCGCCCcccaacaacagcaacagcaacaagtCGTGAAGGAACTTGCGAAAGAACTGAAAGAAGTtgtcaaagaaacgattacgGTTACCGCCAGTTCAACACCTGCTCCCGTCAACACCACTGCTCCTGCTGTGAGCAAGGAAACGAAAGATGCTGTTCAACCCTCAAACAAAGAAACGAAGAAGGGCAAGAAGAAAAACGACATTTTGGCGCAAATCGGTGGAGATCGCGATGGTATAAACGTTTCATTGCTGATGCCACTTGTACAAAAAGCTGAGCTCAGTCGTtccgaaattcaaattttgatcGACCAACTGTTGAACAAACAGCAAGATAACCCTTCGGAACATTCCGAATGGACTGAGGGTCGCACCGATCCAGTTATCAAGCTGAAAAAACAATTGgctgagaaagaaaaagcccTGAGCGAGGAACACGAAGCGAGCGCTACTTTCCAAAACAAATTGAAAGAACTTCGCGCCGAATTTAACGCAGAGAGATCCCGATTCACCAGCCAGGTTAAACAGCTCGAAGAAGCGTTGAACGTTAAAATCACCGAAGCTCAAACTCTTCACACTCGCATGCAACACATTTTGGAATCTCACGCCGCGGAGAAACAAGGATTCGCTCGACAAATCGAACAGCTCCAGGCTAAGGTCAACGAAGACGCTGCTATCATTCACAAAATGCAGGAAGAACAAGGCCAGACTCAGGGCCAGATGCAACAGGAACTCATTGCCCAAAGAAAACAGCTCGAAGTACAGTTTGGACAAATGCGAGAAAACGAAAACGCTCTCAAGGGACAATTGGCTCAGAAACACATTGAGATTCAGGAACTTCAGACCGTTAATATCAACGTGACTCAAGAATTGCAGGCTACTTGTGAAAGTAGCACTGCTGAAATCGAAATGTTGCGACAACAGTTGGGCATGATGGACGATCAACTTGTACACTCCGAGGCACAACTCCAGGACGTTGCTAGACAACTCGAG GAATCTCATCGTGCTCATGCTGATTTCGACCACAGGCTAAAAGGAGCTCATCGCCACGAGCAGGAATTACAGAAGCAAGTGCACTCGCTTCAGGCTGAGTTGAAAATGGCGAAAACCGAAGCGAGCGAAAGCTcaggattgaaaaatgaattgaataaagCACAGGCggaattgatgaaaataagaaGCGACTTGTCGTCGTCCAGGAACGAGGTTAAATCCGAAGCAGCTGAAATAACGACACTGCGAGCTGCCATCAACGAAAAAGACGAACAACTCAAGTACTATCAATCGGAAAGTACGAAGATGGCGAACGCGCTTCAAGATGAACGAGGCGAAGTTGCTCGTTTAAGAACGGAGCTCGTTACCGCTCAGGAAGATCTTAGAAAACAAAGAAGCGAGATCGAGAATCTTGTTCAACAATTGACCAAAGCTACTGGCAAAGTCACTAAACTCGAACTCGAATTAACAAACGCTACTGCGAACCAGGTCACAAAGACTGAGAACGAAGCCCTGCAAAATGGGGATGGTAAAATCTCCGATGTTCAGCTGCAGATAACTAGGCTGCAGGAAGAAAACGATAGAATCTCAGCACAG CTCGGCAGGTTTGTGGAACTCCAAAAAGAATTGAAACAATTGCGCGAGGAAAACGAATCGCTTGCTTCGCAATTGGCAGCCAGTACCGAGCGTCCAGCAGCGGAGGGTCGTGAAAACGGTGTCGAGGACAAATTGCTGGAGCACACGAATTT GTTGGAGCAAAAAGAGAACCAACTCGGTGCCTTGAAGATCGAATTGGCTAACAAGGAATCGGAGCTCGTTAAACTACGCGCCCTGGTTGAAAGTCTCGAGACCCAAGTGAACAAACAAAACAGTGTGACGAAAACTTTAGAAGAAGATCTTGAAGCACAGCGTTCCAAGAACAAC GAGTTGCGTACTAAGAACTGGAAAGTGATGGAAGCGCTTTCGGCTGCAGAATCGCGAGCTAAAAACAATACCGGAAAAAGCATTGAC gaGAGTGTAGAAAAGATCAGAACCGATCAACAGGAATGGACGAAATCTCTGTTACAAAGGATATTCCCTGAAATACAAGTGTCAGAGAAATCGAATGAGCGCTGGCTCGAAGCCTTCGAAACTCAGGTCGATGTCGTATTGACAGAGTTGAGAACACGTCGAGATTCGGATGAAACGGGCGACCTTGAGAAGCGGAATGAGAATCTTCGGGGCATGGTTTCGCAATACAGACAAATAATCGACGAAACG GAAAGTATGTTGATGAAACTCCAGAGTCACATGGAGGCGGAGGAATCGAAATGGGTATCTCAATTGATGCAAAAAGAAAACGAGGTGTCGAGTCTTAGGATAGAATTGAGAGAACTTCAGAAAAATTTGGTAGTCAACGAAAAG TTGGCGAGCCCTGAATCTCACGCAACTGTTGACTCCCTCGTGTATGACAGTGACGGAGTTGAGTTTGCATTTAGCTGTATCGAGAAATCACTGCCTACGATCACACGACAG TTGCAACAAAAAATAACGGAGCTCGAAGCCCGATTGACGGAGGAGGAAAATCTGCGGGCAGAATCGAAGGCTGAAATATTGGCACTCAAACAAGTACACAAGAATTCGGCCACGAACTCGAGTCACGAAAAAATGTGCGAG ACTGAAATTCGAGGAGGCAGCGGTAACTCTGATCAGACGATCATAAACGGCCCAGCTACTTCCGATTCTACAAAATCCGAG